A genomic region of Manihot esculenta cultivar AM560-2 chromosome 15, M.esculenta_v8, whole genome shotgun sequence contains the following coding sequences:
- the LOC110602048 gene encoding uncharacterized mitochondrial protein AtMg00810-like, producing MDVHNAFLHGKSQKEVYMKIPPGFGSSSSGEVCRLLITGNDLFAIQKFKEYLNRCFYMKDLGKLKYFLELEVACTAEGLFLYQSATPLEQNHKLALTKGAEFTAPTSYRRLVGRLIYLAITRSKLSYCVHILAQFMQRSLQVHYAAALQVVHYLQGQLGQSILMHANCNLALIAYCDFDWANCPLTYRSLTGYFILLGGSPISWKAKNQLTMSRSSTEAEYRCMTTTAFELKLLKGLLISLGVSPIMPMQLYCDSRDALHIAANTPNAKSCLS from the exons ATGGATGTCCATAATGCATTCTTACATGGTAAGTCGCAGAAAGAAGTTTATATGAAGATACCACCTGGTTTTGGCTCTTCCTCCTCTGGCGAAGTTTGTCGCCTTC TTATCACCGGCAATGATCTTTTCGCTATTCAGAAATTCAAGGAGTACTTGAACCGTTGTTTCTACATGAAAGACTTGGGCAAATTGAAATACTTCTTGGAGCTCGAGGTAGCCTGCACTGCAGAAGGTCTTTTTCTCTATCAAT CTGCCACTCCTCTTGAACAAAACCATAAGCTGGCTCTTACGAAGGGTGCTGAATTCACTGCTCCTACTTCCTATAGGCGCTTGGTGGGTCGCCTTATTTATCTCGCCATTACTCGGTCCAAATTGTCCTACTGTGTCCATATCCTTGCACAGTTCATGCAACGATCACTGCAAGTTCATTACGCGGCTGCACTCCAAGTCGTACATTATCTCCAAGGCCAACTTGGTCAGAGTATCTTGATGCATGCCAATTGTAACCTTGCCTTGATTGCCTACTGCGACTTTGACTGGGCTAATTGTCCTTTGACCTACCGATCTCTTACTggctattttattcttttaggtGGCTCTCCTATTTCTTGGAAGGCTAAGAACCAACTGACCATGTCTCGCTCTTCCACTGAAGCTGAATACAGGTGTATGACCACTACCGCCTTTGAACTTAAATTGTTGAAAGGTCTCTTAATCTCTCTTGGTGTCTCTCCCATTATGCCTATGCAATTGTATTGTGATAGTCGGGATGCTCTGCACATTGCGGCCAATACGCCCAATGCCAAATCCTGTCTATCATAA